In Caldicellulosiruptor morganii, the following proteins share a genomic window:
- a CDS encoding AAA family ATPase, whose product MEILKITVSGFKNIQNTSIEFNHPITAVVGPNGYGKSNLLQAIEFGNDFIKANEKAKSSMMRYLPGTPINKNMSISEFYYEIEAKTIFDEMEVIVNYGYKFMWSSGNTKLSITEEWLKIKPNKKGKRYSEYIRRTLDKAFIKSSPKDRCDKETKIENNNLVINKLKSNDELFYHKIVDEINKLNIEMISKILPEFSFHLIPSKTNLPKSSIEENILFEILPTVYELKTNHSEKFEYLLNGFKSLFPSIEELDVAEIKPTDIFKRLPKNEEFAEKMYISVVKERNLAKALDITSLSRGTLRIFAFLTSLILADLKAYSLVGFEELEDSIHPKLLQKLLITLSNMSDNCKIIITSHSPYLIQFLDIDNIYLAVPNDKGIAEFRKLPANKRNKIYNKIRDMGMNLGDYIFDMYINPDDEFLKMLGAIEYEQRIQTDDSPIL is encoded by the coding sequence TTGGAAATATTAAAAATAACAGTTTCTGGATTTAAAAATATTCAGAATACCAGTATTGAATTTAATCATCCAATAACTGCTGTTGTAGGACCAAATGGATACGGAAAATCAAATTTGCTTCAAGCCATAGAATTCGGTAATGATTTTATTAAAGCCAATGAAAAAGCAAAATCATCAATGATGCGTTATTTGCCAGGTACACCTATTAATAAAAACATGTCAATTTCCGAGTTTTATTATGAAATTGAAGCCAAAACTATCTTTGACGAAATGGAAGTAATAGTAAACTACGGCTATAAATTTATGTGGTCATCTGGAAATACCAAGCTTTCAATTACAGAAGAGTGGTTAAAAATAAAACCAAACAAAAAAGGAAAAAGGTATTCTGAATACATTCGGCGAACTTTAGACAAAGCTTTCATAAAGTCGTCACCCAAGGACAGATGTGATAAAGAAACTAAGATTGAAAATAACAATTTAGTCATTAATAAATTAAAAAGCAATGACGAACTTTTTTATCACAAAATAGTTGATGAGATAAACAAATTAAACATTGAGATGATTTCCAAGATTTTACCAGAGTTTTCTTTTCATTTAATACCTTCAAAAACAAATTTGCCTAAATCCTCTATAGAAGAAAATATCTTGTTTGAAATACTACCGACTGTGTATGAACTAAAAACTAATCATTCAGAAAAATTTGAATACCTACTGAACGGATTTAAAAGCTTATTCCCTTCCATAGAAGAATTGGATGTTGCTGAAATTAAACCAACGGATATTTTTAAAAGACTACCGAAAAATGAGGAATTTGCCGAGAAAATGTATATATCAGTGGTAAAAGAAAGAAACTTGGCAAAGGCACTTGACATTACTTCTTTGTCACGTGGAACTCTACGCATATTTGCTTTTCTAACCTCCCTAATATTAGCCGATTTAAAAGCTTATTCATTAGTTGGATTTGAAGAATTAGAAGACTCAATACACCCAAAATTGTTACAAAAATTGCTTATTACCTTGTCAAATATGAGTGATAATTGTAAAATAATAATAACAAGTCATTCCCCATATTTGATACAATTTTTAGATATTGATAACATTTACTTGGCAGTTCCCAATGATAAAGGAATTGCTGAGTTTAGAAAATTACCTGCTAATAAACGGAACAAAATCTATAACAAAATCAGAGATATGGGAATGAACCTGGGGGATTATATATTTGACATGTATATAAATCCAGATGATGAATTTTTAAAAATGCTGGGAGCAATAGAGTATGAGCAAAGAATACAAACAGATGATAGTCCTATTTTGTGA
- a CDS encoding IS110 family RNA-guided transposase → MPNTLIVGIDISSQSNSIFFIDDAGNHLIKKPFSLPNDQEGANELIKRVIDCLSQYNLSYVKFGMEATSHYGWHLHLYLASSSELLPYKPTFYVLNPSIVKGFKKIYTFLPKTDNIDAVVIAECVRFSKLNPTPLPDFKYAALQRLTRMRYHLVHNLTREKNRALNLIYLKFSTYSQDCPFSDIFGKASCAIIENFTPDDIASMPLEDLIKFVSDNGNNRLSDVNKIAEILKTAANRSYRLHPLLAEANDLALSMTLENIRFMQEQLKKLDKEISKLLKAFSQTLTTIPGIGDVLAAGIIAEIGDIKRFKNEAALAKYSGLVWTQYQSGNFNAQETSLAKCGNQYLRYYLVEAANCVRVHTVRYKAFYNKKFSEVTKHQHKRALVLTARRLIPLIFAMLSKGQIYQERGDVYNT, encoded by the coding sequence TTGCCAAATACTTTAATCGTGGGCATTGATATCAGTAGTCAGTCAAATTCTATCTTCTTCATCGATGATGCCGGAAATCACTTGATTAAAAAACCCTTTTCCTTGCCTAACGATCAAGAAGGTGCTAATGAATTAATCAAAAGAGTCATTGACTGCCTCAGCCAGTATAATCTGTCCTACGTTAAATTCGGCATGGAAGCAACTTCACATTACGGTTGGCATCTGCATTTGTATCTTGCTTCCTCTTCTGAATTACTACCTTACAAACCAACCTTTTACGTGCTCAACCCAAGCATCGTCAAAGGATTTAAAAAGATCTACACTTTCTTGCCTAAAACAGATAACATCGACGCTGTCGTTATTGCTGAATGCGTCAGGTTCAGTAAGCTAAATCCAACACCTTTGCCTGACTTCAAATATGCTGCACTACAACGCCTTACCAGAATGCGCTATCACCTTGTTCATAATCTAACTCGCGAAAAAAACAGAGCTCTCAATCTCATATACCTTAAATTCTCCACTTATTCTCAAGACTGCCCATTTTCTGATATCTTCGGTAAGGCATCTTGCGCTATCATCGAAAACTTCACCCCAGATGATATTGCTTCCATGCCTTTAGAAGATTTAATTAAATTTGTATCTGACAACGGCAACAACAGATTATCAGATGTCAATAAAATCGCTGAAATACTTAAAACCGCTGCTAATCGTTCATACAGATTACATCCTCTGTTGGCTGAGGCAAATGACTTAGCTTTGTCTATGACTCTTGAAAACATTAGATTTATGCAAGAACAACTTAAAAAACTCGACAAAGAAATCTCAAAACTTCTTAAAGCTTTCTCCCAAACCTTGACCACCATCCCTGGCATAGGAGATGTTCTTGCAGCCGGCATCATCGCTGAAATCGGTGATATCAAGCGCTTCAAAAATGAAGCTGCTTTAGCTAAATACTCCGGCCTTGTTTGGACTCAATACCAATCAGGCAATTTCAATGCCCAGGAAACCTCATTGGCTAAGTGTGGTAACCAATACCTGAGATACTATCTTGTTGAGGCTGCTAACTGTGTTAGGGTGCACACAGTCCGTTATAAAGCCTTCTACAACAAGAAGTTCTCAGAGGTTACCAAACATCAGCATAAACGTGCCCTCGTCCTCACCGCAAGACGATTAATTCCTCTGATCTTTGCAATGCTCAGCAAAGGTCAAATATATCAAGAAAGAGGTGATGTTTACAATACTTAG
- a CDS encoding bifunctional homocysteine S-methyltransferase/methylenetetrahydrofolate reductase, with product MKSFREFLEKQPVVLFDGAMGTQLILRGYSRDFPLEWANITDPDLVKNIHRDYILAGSQCIETNTFGGNECKLKLYGFEDKVEKINRSAVRLAREVAGQEVYVIGSVGPLGKPVGSGFEIDDRKAKEVYKKQLYFLLDEGVDAILFETAASTHEVLIAIEALKDLDSKIPYIVQFSFTKDLTTVYGEDIYRVVEFLKGIDADAVGLNCGNGPHQTLKALKIYSQHLKGPFSVQPNAGYPQLVQGRLVYSTSADYFASFVDEYVKYGAKIIGGCCGTTPDHIRAIKEKVKATGKSVEIEVIETKEEQKSILKDTPSELSQKLGKKFVFTVEISPPKGIELEKTKEGVRLLKEAGADTVNIADSPMARVRISPIALAHILKEDLGMESILHFTCRDRNLISLQSELLGAAALGVKNVLALTGDPPSIGDHPQAKPVFDVNSEGLVLILNRLNNGTDYMGNSIGKATNFTIGVALNLNADDLDREIERLRRKIENGAHFIETQPIYEIEVLERFFEKVDFRLPPILGGILPLRSSRHAEFLHNEVPGITIPDKIRERMKNSKDPVKEGIEIACEIVDKIKNMVSGIYIMPPFEKYEMAAEIIKRFRDKMIQ from the coding sequence GTGAAGAGTTTTAGAGAGTTTTTAGAAAAGCAGCCTGTTGTGCTTTTTGACGGTGCAATGGGTACACAGCTTATTTTAAGAGGATACAGCAGAGATTTCCCGCTTGAGTGGGCAAATATTACAGATCCAGATCTTGTGAAAAACATTCACAGAGACTATATTCTGGCAGGCAGTCAGTGCATAGAGACAAATACATTTGGTGGCAATGAATGCAAGCTGAAACTCTATGGATTTGAAGATAAGGTCGAAAAAATAAACAGATCTGCTGTAAGGCTTGCAAGAGAGGTAGCAGGGCAGGAAGTTTATGTTATTGGAAGTGTTGGACCGCTTGGTAAGCCTGTTGGCAGTGGATTTGAGATAGACGACAGGAAAGCCAAAGAGGTTTATAAAAAGCAGCTTTATTTTCTTTTGGATGAAGGTGTTGATGCTATTCTATTTGAGACGGCTGCATCCACACATGAGGTTTTGATTGCAATTGAAGCTCTAAAAGATCTTGATAGCAAAATCCCGTATATTGTTCAGTTTTCTTTTACAAAGGATCTTACAACAGTCTATGGTGAAGATATCTACAGGGTTGTAGAATTTTTGAAAGGAATTGATGCGGACGCTGTGGGGCTTAACTGTGGCAATGGTCCGCACCAGACACTTAAGGCTTTGAAGATTTATTCACAGCATTTAAAAGGACCGTTTTCTGTTCAGCCAAATGCAGGCTATCCCCAGCTTGTCCAGGGAAGGCTTGTGTATTCAACATCCGCAGATTATTTTGCTTCGTTTGTTGATGAATATGTGAAATACGGTGCAAAGATAATAGGTGGGTGCTGCGGTACAACACCTGATCACATAAGAGCTATAAAAGAGAAAGTAAAGGCAACTGGTAAGAGTGTGGAGATTGAAGTTATTGAAACGAAAGAAGAGCAAAAGAGCATTTTGAAAGATACACCTTCTGAGCTTTCACAAAAGCTTGGCAAAAAGTTTGTCTTCACAGTTGAGATAAGTCCTCCTAAGGGTATAGAGCTTGAAAAGACAAAAGAAGGTGTGAGACTTTTAAAAGAGGCGGGAGCAGATACAGTAAATATTGCCGACTCACCAATGGCGAGGGTGAGAATTTCTCCCATTGCACTTGCGCATATACTGAAAGAAGATCTTGGGATGGAGTCAATTTTGCACTTTACATGCAGAGACCGCAACCTGATATCTTTGCAATCAGAACTTTTGGGTGCGGCAGCGCTCGGTGTTAAAAATGTTCTGGCACTGACAGGTGACCCACCGTCAATTGGCGACCATCCGCAGGCAAAACCTGTTTTTGATGTAAATTCGGAAGGGCTTGTTTTGATTTTAAACAGGCTCAACAATGGCACAGACTACATGGGCAATTCTATTGGCAAGGCGACAAATTTTACAATTGGTGTGGCACTGAACCTGAACGCAGATGATCTTGACAGGGAGATAGAAAGACTTAGGCGCAAAATAGAAAACGGGGCACATTTTATAGAAACCCAGCCAATATATGAGATTGAGGTGCTGGAGAGGTTTTTTGAAAAGGTAGATTTTAGACTGCCACCTATTCTGGGTGGAATACTTCCTTTGAGGTCGTCAAGGCATGCAGAGTTTTTGCACAATGAAGTGCCCGGCATAACAATACCTGATAAAATCCGCGAGAGAATGAAAAACTCAAAAGACCCTGTAAAAGAGGGAATAGAGATTGCCTGCGAGATTGTGGATAAAATAAAAAACATGGTCTCCGGCATCTATATTATGCCACCTTTTGAAAAATATGAAATGGCAGCAGAGATAATAAAGAGGTTTAGAGATAAAATGATACAATGA
- a CDS encoding homocysteine S-methyltransferase family protein: MDAVLFKSEVYRRVLIFDGAMGTQLIQNGLKEDECPDLWSVTKPDVIAKIHRSYFEAGSDCVETNTFGANREKLKKYGLEKEVSKINKAAVQIAKEVAAGYGGYAGLSVGPTGRLMAPSGDLYFDEAEEIFYEQILAGIEAGADFVSIETMSDIKEAKAAYFAYKKAKEDTNKDVACLVSLTFEENKRLLMGTPPEAAAYFFGFIGADLVGANCSGGAKQLLDVVKTMGEFSFVPLSTKPNAGLPKIVDGRVVYEDCVADFKSLAEEFVSSGVRLYGGCCGTNPEYIRAIADAFKGKEVLFESRAEKRFITSIYSILDVSSNFSIYEFKLTNDFSQEDTFELVGIDEDAILIDIDENIDPEVLKSFLLESQDFTKKPYIFNITAENQVDVIDRYYFGVYAAVSNLCGIGGVKVKI, encoded by the coding sequence ATGGATGCTGTTTTGTTCAAAAGTGAGGTTTACAGGAGGGTTTTAATTTTTGACGGTGCTATGGGAACCCAGCTTATTCAAAATGGACTGAAAGAGGATGAGTGTCCTGATTTGTGGTCGGTCACAAAGCCAGATGTCATAGCAAAGATACATAGAAGCTACTTTGAAGCAGGCTCTGACTGTGTTGAGACAAACACATTTGGAGCAAACAGGGAAAAGCTCAAAAAATATGGGCTTGAAAAAGAGGTAAGCAAAATAAATAAAGCTGCTGTGCAGATTGCAAAAGAGGTAGCAGCAGGATATGGTGGTTATGCCGGGCTTTCTGTTGGACCAACAGGAAGATTGATGGCTCCATCTGGAGATTTGTACTTTGATGAGGCAGAGGAAATCTTCTATGAGCAGATTTTGGCAGGAATTGAAGCTGGAGCTGATTTTGTTTCCATTGAGACAATGTCTGACATAAAAGAGGCAAAGGCTGCGTATTTTGCATACAAAAAAGCAAAAGAAGATACAAACAAAGATGTTGCCTGTCTTGTTTCTTTAACATTTGAAGAGAACAAAAGACTTTTAATGGGTACACCCCCAGAAGCTGCTGCCTACTTTTTTGGTTTTATCGGGGCTGACCTTGTTGGTGCAAACTGCTCGGGTGGGGCAAAACAGCTTCTGGATGTTGTAAAAACTATGGGTGAGTTTTCATTTGTGCCGCTCTCAACAAAGCCAAATGCAGGGCTTCCGAAGATTGTGGATGGCAGGGTGGTGTATGAGGATTGTGTTGCTGATTTTAAATCTTTGGCAGAGGAATTTGTCAGCAGCGGGGTCAGGCTTTATGGTGGCTGCTGTGGAACAAACCCTGAATATATAAGGGCGATTGCAGATGCGTTTAAAGGGAAAGAAGTTTTATTTGAAAGCAGAGCTGAAAAGAGGTTTATAACATCAATATATTCAATTTTGGATGTATCTTCGAATTTTAGCATATATGAATTCAAACTCACAAATGATTTTTCTCAGGAAGATACTTTTGAGCTTGTGGGTATTGATGAAGATGCTATTTTAATTGATATTGATGAAAATATAGATCCAGAGGTTTTAAAAAGCTTTTTGCTTGAATCACAGGACTTTACAAAAAAGCCCTATATATTCAATATTACAGCAGAGAATCAGGTTGACGTAATTGACAGATACTACTTTGGGGTATATGCTGCAGTGTCAAACCTTTGTGGAATTGGCGGAGTTAAGGTAAAAATTTAA
- a CDS encoding HPr family phosphocarrier protein, with protein sequence MQSLQMRVENSQGISSRGAALLVQVASKFRSVILIEKEEKRANAKSIMGLMSLIVNYGDEITIITEGEDEKEALEAVVKLINSDFSEEVAKEITQEK encoded by the coding sequence ATGCAAAGCCTTCAAATGAGAGTTGAAAATTCTCAGGGCATCTCATCCAGAGGTGCAGCACTTTTGGTTCAGGTTGCAAGCAAGTTCAGGTCAGTAATTTTGATAGAGAAGGAAGAGAAAAGAGCAAATGCAAAGAGTATCATGGGTTTGATGTCGCTCATAGTAAACTACGGTGATGAGATAACAATTATTACAGAAGGTGAAGATGAGAAAGAGGCGCTGGAAGCGGTTGTGAAGCTCATTAACTCTGATTTCAGTGAAGAGGTTGCCAAAGAGATTACACAGGAAAAATAA
- the whiA gene encoding DNA-binding protein WhiA, with product MSFSSSAKAEVSKKLSQATCCRKVAIAAFLKFSGMIYQSEDIFSFKASFENAQTARAFFLLVKNEFSKHCEVTVKKNSKLNKNYVYTIILPPCSDNLQILKELHFVKRSSKKYILDFSLKEDLVKKKCCKKAFLQATFLSCGSITNPEKMYHLEFDLKSKEDAELLQKVLRYFEFEAKIVERKSHYVVYLKEGEQIVDFLNIIGAHAALLELENIRIVKELRNNVNRLVNCETANLEKTINASMRHIENIEFIEKTIGLDSLPENLREIAKLRIKYKDASLKELGNMLKTPLGKSGVNHRLRKIDKIAEELRKGGVLYAKPSNES from the coding sequence ATGTCATTTTCGTCATCTGCAAAGGCGGAGGTTTCAAAAAAACTATCTCAGGCTACGTGTTGCAGAAAAGTTGCAATTGCTGCGTTTTTAAAGTTCTCAGGGATGATTTATCAATCTGAAGACATATTTTCTTTTAAAGCTTCGTTTGAAAATGCCCAGACAGCAAGAGCATTTTTTCTTCTTGTAAAGAATGAGTTTTCCAAACACTGTGAAGTTACAGTAAAGAAAAATAGCAAACTCAACAAAAACTATGTGTACACAATAATATTACCACCGTGTAGTGATAACCTTCAAATTTTAAAAGAGCTTCACTTTGTGAAAAGGTCTTCAAAGAAATACATTCTGGATTTTTCCCTGAAAGAGGATTTGGTAAAGAAGAAATGCTGCAAAAAAGCTTTTTTGCAGGCCACTTTCCTGTCATGCGGGTCGATTACCAACCCTGAAAAGATGTATCATCTGGAATTTGACCTCAAGAGCAAAGAAGATGCAGAACTTTTGCAAAAGGTTTTGAGATATTTTGAGTTTGAGGCAAAAATTGTTGAAAGAAAGTCCCATTATGTAGTATACTTAAAAGAAGGTGAACAGATAGTAGACTTTTTGAATATAATCGGAGCACATGCGGCTTTGCTGGAGCTTGAGAATATCAGAATTGTAAAAGAGCTGAGGAACAATGTCAATCGCCTTGTAAATTGTGAAACTGCCAATTTGGAAAAGACCATAAATGCCTCAATGAGGCATATTGAAAATATTGAGTTCATCGAAAAGACAATCGGTCTTGACAGTCTTCCCGAAAATTTGCGCGAAATAGCAAAACTCAGGATAAAATATAAAGACGCTTCATTAAAAGAGCTTGGGAATATGTTAAAGACACCCCTTGGCAAGTCTGGTGTTAATCACAGGCTGAGAAAGATAGACAAAATTGCCGAGGAACTTAGAAAAGGAGGAGTATTGTATGCAAAGCCTTCAAATGAGAGTTGA
- a CDS encoding gluconeogenesis factor YvcK family protein — MIFDLLKPGIYIKRWILLMIVCILFISASLSKSIDVFNFTVVLQLPVRIILFIAGILLFFFSVLGLMKGFIKLLNKSLPFRISQKTIFDAIYSKGFLEKGPRIVAIGGGTGLSTMLRGIKNLTANVTAIVTVADDGGGSGKLREDLGMLPPGDIRNCILALANTEEIMQNLLNYRFKEGSLKGQSFGNLFLAAMTGIAGSFEKAIKLMSEVLAVRGKVLPVTLENINLCAELDDGSVVVGESKIPEVVKEKKGKIKRVFIVPQDAKPYSEVLEEIEKADVIIIGPGSLYTSIMPNLVFEQVVESIKKSKAKKIYIANIMTQPGETDDYTLYEHVSAIEKHCKGKIFDIIIVNKQPVPPDILKRYQEDGAKPIFADRKTKESGYTLIEEELLSISNGLVRHNSTKLAKVISNILYGKNVMHDYKLGYLKLKSFSKPFRGSL; from the coding sequence ATGATATTTGACTTGCTAAAACCGGGGATATATATAAAAAGATGGATTTTGTTAATGATTGTGTGCATTTTATTTATTTCTGCGTCATTGAGCAAATCCATTGATGTATTTAACTTTACAGTAGTGCTTCAACTTCCTGTGAGGATAATTTTGTTTATAGCTGGAATTTTACTGTTTTTCTTTTCTGTGCTGGGGCTTATGAAAGGGTTTATAAAACTTCTAAACAAGAGTCTTCCTTTTAGAATAAGCCAGAAGACCATATTTGATGCAATATATTCAAAAGGTTTTTTGGAAAAAGGTCCGAGGATTGTTGCAATTGGTGGCGGTACAGGCCTTTCAACAATGCTAAGAGGAATAAAAAACCTTACTGCCAACGTAACAGCTATTGTCACTGTTGCAGACGATGGTGGCGGTTCGGGGAAACTGAGAGAAGACCTTGGTATGCTTCCGCCCGGTGATATCAGAAACTGTATCTTAGCGCTTGCAAACACTGAAGAGATAATGCAAAATCTTCTTAACTACAGGTTCAAAGAGGGAAGTCTTAAAGGGCAGAGCTTTGGAAATCTTTTTTTAGCTGCAATGACAGGAATTGCTGGAAGCTTTGAGAAAGCAATAAAACTCATGAGCGAGGTTCTGGCAGTAAGAGGGAAGGTTTTGCCGGTTACACTTGAGAACATAAATCTTTGTGCTGAGCTGGATGATGGAAGTGTAGTTGTTGGCGAATCCAAAATACCCGAGGTTGTGAAGGAAAAGAAAGGTAAAATAAAAAGAGTTTTTATAGTTCCCCAGGATGCAAAGCCCTACAGTGAAGTTTTGGAAGAGATTGAGAAAGCAGATGTTATAATAATTGGACCGGGGAGCCTTTATACAAGTATTATGCCCAATCTGGTGTTTGAGCAGGTTGTTGAGAGCATAAAGAAAAGCAAAGCGAAAAAGATTTATATTGCCAACATAATGACCCAGCCCGGTGAGACAGATGATTACACGCTTTATGAACATGTCAGTGCAATAGAAAAACACTGCAAAGGAAAAATTTTTGACATTATTATTGTAAACAAGCAGCCAGTGCCACCTGACATACTAAAAAGATACCAGGAGGATGGCGCAAAGCCAATTTTTGCCGACAGAAAGACAAAAGAAAGCGGCTATACATTAATTGAGGAAGAGCTTTTGAGTATTTCAAATGGGCTTGTAAGGCACAATTCAACAAAACTGGCAAAAGTTATTAGCAATATTCTCTATGGCAAGAATGTAATGCATGACTATAAGCTGGGTTATTTAAAACTGAAAAGCTTCAGCAAACCTTTTAGAGGCTCCCTTTAG
- the rapZ gene encoding RNase adapter RapZ, with translation MEIVIITGMSGAGKSLAIRAFEDMGFFCIDNLPPQFLPKIAELASATKDKISKVAAVVDIRGGELFDYFKDVLKELKKGMYNFKLLFLDAHDSVLIKRYKETRRKHPLSAESDGSILEAIQKEREKLEDIKRYADFTIDTSTLSPKDLKDKLFEIFSAQKSQETMLITIMSFGFKYGLPLDADLVFDVRFIPNPFYVDDLKHRTGKEKEVKEYVLKWDVTKRFLDKLFDLILFLIPNYAEEGKGQLVIAIGCTGGKHRSVTIAEELFELVKSKGYRTSIFHRDIEKDVKG, from the coding sequence TTGGAAATAGTGATAATTACTGGTATGTCCGGTGCGGGGAAGAGTCTGGCAATCAGAGCGTTTGAGGATATGGGCTTTTTTTGTATAGACAACCTTCCACCGCAGTTTTTGCCAAAGATAGCTGAGCTGGCAAGTGCGACCAAGGATAAAATTTCAAAGGTTGCAGCTGTTGTTGATATTCGCGGTGGAGAGCTTTTTGACTATTTTAAAGATGTTTTGAAAGAGCTCAAAAAAGGAATGTACAATTTTAAGCTTCTTTTTTTGGATGCACATGACAGTGTGCTTATTAAGAGATACAAAGAGACAAGGCGAAAACATCCTTTGAGTGCTGAAAGTGATGGCAGTATCCTGGAGGCGATACAGAAAGAAAGAGAAAAGCTTGAGGATATAAAAAGATATGCTGATTTTACAATTGATACCTCCACTCTTTCTCCGAAAGATTTGAAGGATAAGCTTTTTGAAATTTTTTCTGCCCAAAAATCTCAGGAAACAATGTTAATAACTATTATGTCATTTGGGTTTAAATACGGACTGCCGCTTGATGCTGACCTTGTCTTTGATGTAAGGTTCATTCCCAACCCTTTTTATGTGGATGATCTAAAACACAGAACAGGGAAAGAAAAAGAGGTAAAAGAATATGTCTTGAAGTGGGATGTGACAAAGAGGTTTTTGGACAAGCTTTTCGATTTAATTTTATTCTTAATACCAAATTATGCTGAAGAAGGTAAAGGACAGCTTGTCATAGCGATTGGCTGTACGGGTGGTAAGCACAGGTCTGTTACAATCGCCGAGGAGCTTTTTGAACTTGTAAAAAGTAAGGGATACAGAACATCAATTTTTCATAGAGATATAGAGAAGGATGTAAAAGGGTGA
- the murB gene encoding UDP-N-acetylmuramate dehydrogenase, translating into MEFEKDIEKLNIEFLKDKPLKDFTTFKIGGMARYIVFPKTAAELGEVIKLARKNQMDWKVLGNFSNVLVSEKGFDGVIITTVRMDFYKIDQNVIEAECGCMISQVAKKACENNLKGLEFAAGIPGTVGGAVYMNAGAYDGEIKDVFEFAEVLDENLNVVKLEKADMRFSYRHSRLKEEKLILLKATFRLQYAQKGDVLPIEKANEFNRRRREKQPLLYPSAGSIFKRPAGYFAGKLIEDAGLKGYRIGNACISEKHAGFIVNLGGASAEDVRKLIFHAQKTVYEKFGVLLEPEVEFIGEFETPLFEPDSKC; encoded by the coding sequence GTGGAGTTTGAGAAAGATATTGAAAAATTGAATATAGAATTTTTGAAAGACAAACCTCTGAAAGATTTTACAACGTTTAAGATTGGCGGGATGGCAAGATATATTGTTTTTCCAAAGACGGCAGCTGAACTGGGTGAGGTCATAAAACTTGCCAGAAAAAATCAAATGGATTGGAAGGTTTTAGGAAACTTTTCAAATGTGCTTGTATCAGAAAAAGGGTTTGATGGTGTTATAATTACCACAGTCAGGATGGACTTTTATAAAATAGATCAGAATGTAATTGAGGCAGAATGCGGATGTATGATTTCTCAGGTGGCCAAAAAGGCGTGCGAAAATAATTTAAAAGGACTGGAGTTTGCAGCAGGGATTCCGGGGACGGTTGGCGGTGCTGTTTACATGAACGCAGGCGCATATGACGGGGAGATAAAGGATGTGTTTGAATTTGCAGAGGTTCTGGATGAAAATCTAAACGTCGTTAAACTTGAGAAAGCAGATATGAGGTTTTCGTACAGACACAGCAGGTTAAAAGAAGAAAAGTTGATCTTGCTAAAGGCAACCTTCCGTCTGCAATATGCACAAAAAGGGGATGTTTTGCCCATCGAAAAAGCAAATGAGTTCAACCGAAGGAGAAGGGAAAAACAGCCACTTTTGTATCCAAGTGCAGGCTCTATTTTCAAGCGTCCGGCAGGGTATTTTGCAGGGAAGCTTATTGAAGATGCTGGTTTGAAAGGATACAGGATTGGCAATGCATGTATTTCAGAAAAGCATGCAGGTTTTATTGTAAATCTTGGCGGAGCATCCGCAGAGGATGTAAGAAAGCTTATTTTTCATGCGCAGAAAACTGTGTATGAGAAGTTCGGGGTGCTTTTGGAGCCCGAAGTGGAGTTCATAGGCGAGTTTGAAACACCACTTTTTGAACCTGATTCAAAGTGTTAG